From a region of the Bdellovibrionales bacterium genome:
- the mutM gene encoding bifunctional DNA-formamidopyrimidine glycosylase/DNA-(apurinic or apyrimidinic site) lyase, which translates to MPELPEVETVRKGLEEILKKKPEITKIELMRKDLRDPIPVKKVQSLVGQKITSVERRAKYLLLRTPKGSLLSHLGMTGTWRLAIPGDERLHDHIYLHFAGGLRLAYRDPRRFGIFDFVAVGDEAKHPKLKILGYEPLSEAFTGEVLWQKFRGKAVAVKVAIMDQKIVVGVGNIYASEALFRAGIRPKTQALKVSREKCDKLVSAIKEVLLESIAAGGSSISDYEQFSGESGYFQQRFKVYDRKGEKCVVCGTPISAQILGGRSTYWCSNCQK; encoded by the coding sequence ATGCCAGAACTTCCAGAGGTTGAGACCGTCCGTAAAGGTCTTGAAGAGATTCTTAAGAAAAAACCTGAGATCACCAAGATCGAGCTCATGCGCAAGGATTTGCGTGATCCTATTCCCGTTAAGAAAGTGCAAAGTCTTGTCGGGCAAAAAATCACTTCGGTGGAACGTCGTGCGAAGTATTTGTTGTTGCGCACGCCGAAAGGCAGTTTGCTTTCGCATCTAGGTATGACCGGGACATGGCGGTTGGCAATTCCTGGTGATGAGCGTTTGCATGATCACATTTACCTGCACTTCGCAGGCGGTCTTCGCTTGGCCTATCGTGATCCGCGCCGCTTTGGAATTTTTGACTTCGTTGCGGTTGGCGACGAAGCGAAACATCCGAAATTAAAAATTCTTGGCTACGAGCCTCTCTCAGAGGCTTTCACCGGAGAAGTGCTGTGGCAAAAATTCCGCGGCAAAGCCGTTGCGGTGAAAGTCGCGATCATGGATCAGAAAATCGTTGTCGGCGTCGGCAACATCTACGCCAGTGAAGCTCTTTTTAGAGCGGGGATTCGCCCAAAGACTCAGGCGTTGAAAGTCAGTCGAGAAAAGTGCGACAAGCTTGTGAGTGCGATCAAAGAAGTTTTGCTCGAATCAATCGCAGCCGGCGGTTCGAGTATTAGTGACTACGAGCAGTTCAGCGGAGAAAGCGGATATTTTCAGCAAAGATTTAAAGTCTACGATCGTAAAGGTGAAAAGTGTGTTGTTTGTGGCACACCTATTTCTGCTCAAATTTTAGGCGGAAGATCGACCTACTGGTGCTCGAATTGCCAGAAATAA
- a CDS encoding acylneuraminate cytidylyltransferase — MKSIVVAALLALSFTTGFTCSKNTPAENATPAAQEQMAAPAAPAEGQAAPAEGAAPAAEAPAATPAAETK, encoded by the coding sequence ATGAAATCAATCGTTGTAGCAGCATTGCTTGCATTGTCTTTCACTACTGGCTTCACTTGCTCAAAAAACACTCCTGCTGAAAACGCAACTCCAGCAGCACAAGAGCAAATGGCAGCTCCAGCAGCTCCTGCTGAAGGTCAAGCGGCTCCAGCTGAAGGCGCAGCTCCAGCGGCTGAAGCACCTGCAGCGACTCCAGCAGCAGAAACTAAGTAA
- a CDS encoding acyl-CoA dehydrogenase yields the protein MESIHGLFLTCPWWAVLGSLVGLLAIGFLGSPLIVWTIAVAVILFGFGAPMWLLGVYVVIMAIFNIKPLRAALVTKPVMNMMDKLGFLPKISETERAAIDAGTVWVEKDLFSGKPDFDKLMQEAYPNLTAEEQAFMNGPVEELCKKLDHWEIWKSRKLSDEAFDYIKKQKFLGMIIPKEYGGLGFSALAHSEVIMKVSSRSLSTAITVMVPNSLGPAELLVHYGTDEQKKYYLPRLASGEEIPCFGLTEPTAGSDAGSITSSGVVFKGTDGKLYIKLNWNKRWITLAAISTCIGLAFRLRDPENLLGMGEDIGITCALIPSKTPGVVIGRRHDPLGTPFYNCPTQGKDVVVPLDAVVGGKDGCGKGWLMLTECLAAGRGISLPAQATGGAKLASRVVSAHAVVRRQFGLSIGKFEGVEEPLARLGAATYMLESMRRYTLGALDKGLKPSVITAIQKYYSTEMGRKGINDAMDIMGGAGISLGPRNLLAEIYIATPIGITVEGANIMTRTLIVFGQGALRAHPYAYTEVKAMDAKDLQAFDTAFWGHVGHVVRNLCRSIGLSVTRGYIAGSPSCHPQMRRYFRRLQWASATYAIMADISMAALGGELKLREKITGRFADILAYMYMATSVLRRFEAEGRREEDLAFVHYNLKLCMAEIQKGFDGLFDNLKIPGLRWFVKGWIGSWSRINSIGSQASDGWSHAIASSMLKDGSVRDRLTQGIFLPTKEGEQLHRLENAFSITLKAEAAEKKIKKAIRDGLLPKKKTAMLLDDARAKNVISEDEYKLIQQSDNVRYDAILVDDFSEEQYHATHG from the coding sequence GTGGAAAGCATTCATGGTCTTTTTTTGACGTGCCCATGGTGGGCCGTTCTCGGTTCTCTTGTCGGTCTTCTCGCAATCGGATTTTTAGGTAGCCCGCTCATCGTTTGGACGATCGCAGTTGCTGTGATTCTCTTCGGTTTTGGTGCGCCAATGTGGTTGCTCGGTGTTTACGTCGTCATCATGGCGATCTTCAACATCAAGCCGCTTCGTGCAGCTCTTGTGACGAAGCCTGTGATGAACATGATGGATAAGTTGGGCTTCTTGCCTAAGATCTCCGAGACAGAGCGCGCAGCGATCGACGCTGGGACTGTTTGGGTTGAAAAAGATCTTTTCTCTGGAAAGCCGGATTTCGACAAGCTCATGCAAGAGGCTTATCCAAATCTGACAGCCGAAGAGCAAGCTTTCATGAACGGCCCGGTGGAAGAGCTTTGCAAAAAGTTGGATCACTGGGAGATCTGGAAATCTCGTAAGCTTTCTGACGAAGCTTTTGATTACATTAAAAAACAAAAATTCTTGGGTATGATCATTCCAAAAGAATACGGCGGCTTGGGCTTTTCGGCTCTCGCGCACTCTGAAGTGATCATGAAAGTTTCTTCTCGCTCGCTTTCGACAGCAATCACGGTGATGGTGCCAAACTCGTTGGGCCCTGCAGAGTTGCTTGTTCACTACGGAACTGATGAGCAAAAGAAGTACTATCTTCCGCGCTTGGCTTCAGGTGAAGAGATTCCTTGCTTTGGACTAACTGAGCCAACAGCGGGTTCTGATGCCGGTTCTATCACTTCAAGTGGTGTGGTGTTTAAAGGCACTGATGGCAAGCTCTACATTAAACTTAACTGGAACAAACGTTGGATCACTCTTGCGGCGATTTCAACTTGCATCGGTTTGGCATTCCGTCTGCGTGACCCTGAAAATCTCTTGGGCATGGGTGAGGACATCGGTATTACTTGCGCGTTGATCCCGTCTAAAACTCCAGGCGTTGTGATCGGCCGTCGTCATGATCCTCTCGGAACTCCGTTCTACAACTGTCCGACTCAAGGTAAAGACGTGGTGGTTCCACTCGACGCCGTTGTGGGTGGTAAAGATGGTTGCGGTAAAGGTTGGTTGATGCTCACGGAGTGTTTAGCTGCCGGCCGCGGTATCAGCTTGCCAGCTCAAGCAACAGGCGGCGCGAAACTTGCTTCTCGCGTAGTCAGTGCGCATGCAGTGGTTCGTCGTCAATTCGGTCTTTCCATCGGTAAGTTTGAAGGGGTTGAAGAGCCTTTGGCACGTTTGGGTGCGGCGACTTATATGTTGGAATCAATGAGACGTTATACACTGGGCGCTTTGGATAAAGGTTTGAAGCCTTCCGTGATCACGGCAATCCAAAAATATTACTCGACTGAAATGGGCCGTAAAGGGATCAACGACGCGATGGATATCATGGGCGGCGCGGGTATTTCTTTAGGTCCCCGTAACTTGCTGGCTGAAATCTATATCGCAACTCCCATCGGTATCACGGTGGAAGGTGCGAACATTATGACTCGTACTTTGATCGTCTTCGGTCAAGGGGCTCTTCGTGCTCATCCATATGCTTACACTGAAGTGAAAGCCATGGACGCGAAAGACTTGCAAGCCTTCGATACGGCATTCTGGGGTCACGTGGGTCACGTTGTGCGCAACCTTTGCCGCAGTATCGGTTTGAGTGTGACTCGTGGTTATATCGCTGGTTCGCCAAGCTGCCATCCGCAAATGCGCCGTTACTTCCGCCGTTTGCAATGGGCTTCAGCGACTTATGCAATCATGGCTGACATCTCGATGGCGGCTTTGGGTGGTGAGCTGAAACTCCGTGAGAAAATCACCGGTCGTTTCGCCGACATCTTGGCTTATATGTACATGGCGACTTCTGTGTTGCGCAGATTCGAAGCTGAAGGCCGTCGTGAGGAAGACTTGGCATTCGTGCATTACAATCTGAAACTTTGCATGGCTGAAATCCAAAAAGGTTTCGATGGATTGTTTGATAACTTGAAAATCCCAGGTCTTCGCTGGTTTGTGAAGGGCTGGATCGGTTCTTGGTCACGTATCAACTCGATCGGTTCCCAAGCTTCTGACGGCTGGAGCCACGCGATTGCTAGCAGCATGTTGAAAGACGGTTCTGTGCGCGATCGTTTGACTCAAGGGATCTTCTTGCCAACGAAAGAAGGCGAGCAGTTGCACCGCCTTGAAAATGCTTTCAGCATCACTTTGAAAGCGGAAGCGGCTGAGAAGAAAATCAAGAAAGCCATTCGCGACGGGCTTCTTCCGAAGAAGAAAACGGCAATGTTGCTTGACGATGCTCGCGCTAAAAACGTGATCTCTGAGGATGAATACAAACTCATCCAACAGTCTGACAACGTTCGCTACGACGCGATCCTCGTGGATGACTTCTCTGAAGAGCAATACCACGCCACTCACGGCTAA
- a CDS encoding adenylate/guanylate cyclase domain-containing protein, translating to MEEIRSVIHVICHWMAIPLFMVFWLADLTFYPEFKWTFLAIRLLVIPMCFGAKYMIDRVRVFSHAQMVAVGFGIGVAGCINAIIYMIPEASTPYYAGLNLVAIGGLSFIPFNRLSFVMLGAGIFSPYYAIVLTKAQGISDYKTIFVHTFFTVGSIIVCFLIRHFNEGLRIREINSRMALKSEIANRDALIEAKTSEAVRLNTLSSQFSPQVVRAIREGRVDLEKGVHRAQICAIFVDIVGSTERVVRLDQQKVDKVLARFMDTVVSTFLKYDLTIDKFQGDGILAFANDPINHKDFVQRTCYAALEVRDLLQADREFYLMNWKKEMQIRMGISVGYANVGFYGNKKFFRCYTAIGAPLPLASRLTNLAEPDQILVDCDVAAVLETENFGMNRLGERVIKGFEGDQNIVFELVQAPQDRMNSFSGSLTCPHHPDAVLFLDTNEKGHYVMKCRHCDFSLDEYSMEILGQIPQMKTKAS from the coding sequence ATGGAAGAAATTCGCTCTGTGATCCACGTGATTTGTCACTGGATGGCGATTCCGTTGTTTATGGTGTTTTGGCTGGCGGATTTGACTTTCTATCCTGAGTTTAAGTGGACCTTTCTTGCGATCCGTTTGCTGGTGATTCCGATGTGCTTTGGCGCAAAATACATGATCGACCGCGTGCGTGTGTTCAGTCACGCGCAAATGGTCGCGGTCGGTTTCGGAATTGGAGTGGCCGGCTGTATCAATGCCATCATCTATATGATTCCGGAGGCCTCAACTCCGTACTATGCGGGGTTGAATCTCGTTGCCATTGGCGGTTTGTCATTTATTCCGTTTAATCGGCTCAGTTTCGTGATGTTGGGAGCGGGGATTTTTTCTCCGTACTACGCCATCGTGCTGACCAAAGCGCAGGGCATTTCGGACTATAAAACGATTTTCGTTCATACTTTCTTTACAGTCGGATCTATCATCGTTTGTTTCTTGATCCGTCACTTCAACGAGGGACTGCGTATTCGTGAAATCAACTCGCGCATGGCGCTGAAATCTGAAATCGCCAATCGCGACGCTTTGATTGAAGCAAAGACCAGCGAAGCGGTTCGCTTGAATACTCTCAGTTCGCAATTTAGCCCCCAGGTCGTACGCGCGATCCGCGAAGGCCGCGTTGACCTTGAAAAGGGTGTTCATCGTGCGCAGATCTGTGCGATTTTCGTCGATATCGTAGGCTCGACTGAGAGGGTCGTGCGTCTCGATCAGCAAAAAGTGGACAAGGTGCTCGCGCGTTTTATGGACACCGTGGTTTCGACGTTCCTGAAGTATGACCTCACGATTGATAAGTTCCAAGGGGACGGGATCCTCGCGTTTGCCAACGATCCGATCAATCACAAGGACTTTGTGCAACGAACTTGTTATGCAGCACTGGAAGTGCGTGATTTACTTCAAGCAGATCGCGAGTTCTATTTGATGAACTGGAAAAAAGAAATGCAGATTCGGATGGGAATCTCTGTCGGCTATGCCAATGTTGGTTTCTATGGGAATAAAAAATTCTTCCGTTGCTATACCGCCATTGGCGCTCCACTGCCGCTGGCTTCTCGCTTGACGAACTTGGCGGAGCCCGATCAGATCCTGGTGGATTGTGATGTGGCAGCGGTGCTCGAGACGGAAAACTTCGGAATGAATCGTCTCGGTGAGCGTGTGATCAAAGGCTTTGAAGGGGATCAGAACATCGTGTTTGAACTTGTGCAGGCGCCGCAAGATCGCATGAACTCATTCTCGGGATCTCTCACGTGTCCGCACCATCCGGATGCGGTTCTCTTCTTGGATACGAACGAAAAAGGTCACTACGTGATGAAGTGTCGTCACTGCGATTTCTCTTTGGATGAGTATTCCATGGAGATTCTAGGTCAAATCCCACAAATGAAGACCAAGGCCTCTTAA
- a CDS encoding DUF3552 domain-containing protein — protein MLDALLAGIGCLAIGGGLGFAFRKYMNSYTIKKAKEEAADILDEAHAAVEIRNLEEKERVQEIELEMWSKVEPDMLKVEARIEEIQEIVDEKKAKYDAALAEERKKTQAHENETRQAEKAVQAQEAELQKVRAQEKELNTEFTKRLSQKLNTTAEEVKTQIGEMLENETRQRLQKWAEEYEEETKEHAETKAKRILDVALDRFARPYCAERGIGAVNFPDANARRLLVDAAGENIKTLQEVCGCDIIVEPEMEMVGVAGFDPVRRELTRRVLERVLKEKKNINPDFIRKIAENQKKELFRQIKADGDAIAKELRQQDLHPEIKQMMGSLRYRYSFTQNQYFHCGEVGWLAGLLASELKLNVKTARRAGLLHDIGKSMDHAVDGGHAVIGADFIGARNEAPEVVHAVRAHHYDEQPSTDHAFLVIAADAISGARPGARRSTIESYNQKVTELQDIARSFEGVTDCYVLNGGREIRVMANSRKVDDTQILNLGRKIATKIEEECNYPGQIKVVVVRETIVSESTKAHN, from the coding sequence ATGCTGGATGCACTACTAGCGGGAATCGGATGTCTCGCCATTGGAGGCGGACTCGGGTTCGCTTTCCGTAAATACATGAATTCATACACCATCAAGAAAGCCAAAGAAGAGGCTGCCGACATTCTTGATGAAGCACATGCTGCTGTTGAAATCCGCAACTTGGAAGAAAAAGAACGCGTTCAAGAAATCGAACTCGAGATGTGGTCTAAAGTTGAACCGGATATGTTAAAAGTCGAAGCGCGCATCGAAGAGATCCAAGAGATCGTCGATGAGAAAAAAGCCAAGTATGATGCTGCCCTTGCAGAGGAGCGCAAGAAAACTCAGGCTCACGAAAACGAAACGCGCCAGGCAGAAAAAGCGGTTCAGGCTCAAGAGGCCGAGCTGCAAAAAGTCCGCGCGCAGGAAAAAGAACTCAACACCGAGTTCACAAAACGTCTTTCGCAAAAGCTCAACACCACGGCTGAAGAAGTTAAAACCCAGATCGGTGAAATGCTTGAAAATGAAACTCGTCAGCGCCTACAAAAATGGGCTGAAGAGTACGAGGAAGAAACCAAAGAGCATGCTGAGACCAAAGCCAAACGTATTTTGGATGTGGCTCTTGATCGCTTTGCCCGCCCCTATTGCGCAGAACGTGGCATTGGTGCCGTCAACTTCCCGGACGCCAATGCTCGGAGACTTTTGGTGGATGCGGCCGGTGAAAACATTAAGACTCTGCAAGAGGTCTGCGGTTGCGACATTATCGTAGAGCCCGAAATGGAGATGGTCGGGGTTGCGGGCTTTGACCCGGTTCGCCGCGAACTCACCCGCCGCGTTTTAGAGCGCGTGCTTAAGGAAAAGAAGAATATAAATCCCGACTTCATTCGTAAAATTGCTGAGAACCAAAAGAAAGAACTCTTCCGTCAAATCAAGGCGGATGGGGATGCGATTGCTAAAGAACTTCGCCAGCAAGATCTTCATCCTGAAATTAAACAAATGATGGGAAGCTTGCGATATCGCTACTCTTTCACGCAAAATCAATACTTCCACTGCGGTGAAGTGGGCTGGCTCGCAGGGCTTCTTGCTTCAGAGCTCAAGTTGAATGTGAAGACCGCTCGTCGTGCGGGTTTATTGCATGATATCGGTAAATCCATGGACCATGCCGTTGATGGCGGCCATGCCGTGATCGGTGCTGACTTTATCGGCGCCCGCAACGAAGCGCCAGAAGTCGTGCACGCAGTTCGCGCCCATCACTACGATGAGCAGCCCTCAACCGATCATGCATTCCTGGTGATTGCAGCCGATGCGATCTCAGGGGCTCGTCCAGGCGCCCGTCGCTCGACGATTGAGTCCTATAATCAAAAAGTGACTGAGCTCCAAGATATCGCCCGCAGCTTTGAAGGTGTGACGGATTGTTATGTTTTGAACGGCGGCCGCGAGATCCGCGTGATGGCCAATAGCCGCAAGGTGGATGATACTCAGATTCTAAACTTGGGTCGCAAAATCGCGACAAAAATTGAAGAAGAATGTAATTATCCGGGCCAAATTAAAGTGGTTGTCGTGCGCGAGACTATTGTATCTGAAAGCACAAAGGCGCATAATTAA
- a CDS encoding class I SAM-dependent methyltransferase translates to MSRSSAAMKQEGFFINEESTGKRKKIVRQDRLHLDTAKCFLDFQGTKVEILNLSTFGCAALVNHQAHQNLQAQFAKEEFCTAKVIFDGTETQTLHLRKVRDEAHPTSVNGESIWAFETVGEPFKVDRIKVLELTAGVLQKQNEYAAKVQRLPENYRQIVFQVRDWFQKLKEQIDQLEKDAPVDNAQEAAEYRMTIVENMGEYIGSVVPHVYNQVPPMLKGLSPEDTQLATDFIREQIGPYIYGAPFAARAYYKPRGYAGDYEMMNHLYRAEVTGRTLFDQCMHKYFVDEPAGVAVKNRGEYLEAKLAQLVKAHPASEAMKIISVASGPAVEQQLFLQNHRECYGRNVSFTCLDQDEESLKHAQKQIGSIERFVKSGFKFQFRNLAIRNVIAAGLPEKDYDLVYSAGLFDYFTEPVAQMAAQKMLACLKPGGKLIIGNFSTENPCAPFMELWLDWNLIYRSKEDLERMFKGFGSKVYVEKEPLGVNLFVVIEK, encoded by the coding sequence ATGAGTCGATCGTCTGCTGCAATGAAACAAGAAGGCTTCTTCATTAATGAAGAAAGCACGGGAAAACGTAAGAAAATCGTTCGCCAGGATCGTTTACATCTTGATACGGCAAAATGCTTTTTAGACTTCCAGGGAACAAAAGTTGAAATTTTGAATCTGAGCACCTTTGGTTGTGCGGCGCTGGTGAATCATCAAGCCCATCAAAACCTGCAAGCTCAGTTCGCGAAAGAGGAGTTCTGCACCGCGAAGGTTATCTTCGACGGCACAGAAACTCAGACTTTGCATCTTCGCAAAGTGCGTGATGAGGCGCACCCCACCAGCGTAAATGGTGAAAGCATTTGGGCCTTTGAAACCGTCGGGGAGCCTTTTAAGGTCGACCGTATCAAAGTTTTGGAGCTCACTGCGGGTGTTTTACAAAAACAGAACGAGTACGCCGCCAAAGTTCAGCGTCTGCCGGAAAACTACCGCCAGATCGTTTTCCAGGTTCGCGACTGGTTCCAAAAACTCAAAGAGCAAATTGATCAGCTTGAAAAAGACGCTCCGGTTGATAATGCCCAAGAGGCCGCAGAGTACCGCATGACCATCGTTGAAAACATGGGTGAGTACATTGGCAGCGTTGTTCCGCATGTCTACAACCAAGTTCCGCCGATGTTGAAGGGTCTTAGCCCCGAAGACACGCAGCTTGCGACGGATTTTATTCGTGAACAAATCGGACCTTATATTTACGGCGCTCCGTTTGCGGCGCGCGCCTATTACAAACCCCGCGGCTATGCCGGTGATTATGAAATGATGAATCACCTCTATCGTGCAGAAGTGACGGGGCGTACTTTGTTTGATCAATGTATGCATAAGTACTTTGTTGATGAGCCGGCGGGTGTTGCGGTGAAAAACCGCGGTGAATATCTTGAAGCCAAGCTCGCTCAGTTGGTGAAAGCGCATCCGGCAAGCGAGGCAATGAAGATTATTTCAGTAGCCAGCGGTCCTGCAGTTGAACAACAGCTCTTCTTGCAAAATCACCGCGAGTGCTATGGACGTAATGTGTCCTTCACGTGCTTAGATCAGGACGAAGAGTCTTTAAAACATGCGCAAAAGCAAATTGGTTCGATTGAGCGCTTTGTGAAATCAGGATTTAAATTCCAATTCAGAAATCTTGCGATCCGCAACGTGATCGCCGCGGGTCTGCCTGAAAAGGACTACGACCTCGTGTACTCTGCCGGTCTCTTTGATTATTTCACAGAGCCTGTGGCGCAAATGGCGGCGCAAAAGATGCTGGCTTGTTTGAAGCCGGGCGGAAAACTCATTATCGGTAATTTCAGCACTGAAAATCCCTGTGCGCCGTTTATGGAGCTGTGGCTGGACTGGAATCTGATTTATCGCTCGAAAGAAGACCTTGAAAGAATGTTTAAGGGCTTTGGTTCGAAAGTCTATGTTGAAAAAGAACCCCTCGGAGTGAACCTCTTTGTGGTGATTGAAAAGTAA
- a CDS encoding flagellin FliC, translating into MGMRVTTNIAAINAQRNLIGSQRLLNSSMAQLSSGSRINKAADDAAGLAISENLKAQIRSAGQAQRNTNDGISMVQTAEGGLNEIGNIIVRLRELGIQAASDTVGKTERGFLDKETQQLKSEIQRIASVTTWGTTKLLDGSTPKFDFQVGIFNNAEEDRISFDASENVATIDALGLSGLDYTTKEGAQTALQALDNAQTSVNGYRANLGAIQNRLTSTADNLGVSIENLSAANSRIRDTDVAQASSEMTRNNILMQAGTSTLAQANQMNQLALKLIG; encoded by the coding sequence ATGGGGATGAGAGTAACAACGAATATAGCAGCCATCAATGCGCAAAGAAACTTGATTGGCAGTCAGCGATTATTGAATAGCTCGATGGCGCAATTGTCATCAGGCAGTCGAATTAATAAAGCGGCTGACGATGCTGCGGGCTTGGCGATTTCAGAAAATCTGAAAGCACAAATCAGATCCGCGGGACAAGCGCAAAGAAATACAAACGATGGTATCTCCATGGTGCAAACTGCAGAGGGTGGATTGAACGAGATTGGCAATATCATCGTTCGTCTTCGTGAACTTGGAATCCAAGCGGCTTCCGATACAGTCGGTAAAACAGAGCGTGGATTCTTGGATAAGGAAACCCAACAGTTGAAATCTGAGATTCAGCGTATCGCTTCTGTGACAACATGGGGTACGACGAAGCTCTTGGATGGTAGCACGCCAAAATTTGATTTCCAGGTTGGTATTTTCAATAATGCCGAGGAAGACAGAATCAGTTTCGATGCTTCTGAAAACGTTGCGACAATCGATGCCTTAGGTTTATCAGGGCTTGATTACACAACGAAAGAGGGCGCGCAAACGGCTCTGCAAGCACTCGACAATGCGCAAACGTCGGTGAATGGCTACCGTGCAAATCTCGGGGCGATTCAAAACCGTTTGACTTCAACAGCGGACAACTTGGGCGTTTCAATAGAGAACTTAAGCGCGGCGAATTCACGTATTCGTGATACCGATGTCGCTCAAGCTTCTTCGGAAATGACTCGCAATAATATTTTGATGCAGGCAGGAACTTCGACTTTGGCGCAAGCAAATCAGATGAACCAGCTGGCTCTGAAACTTATTGGCTAA
- a CDS encoding tetratricopeptide repeat protein: protein MKKPEFYLDLNLRFRPQDLAHLNEYIQFQHDHLKTLQDPKEIVRAMGELGVNLRSADRFDEAELMLKKALEIIAEKNLGAASELQQKIRLAHVYQEQKNFAESNELFEECLQLSQREDLKYFYPFALQHQGKNLFDQKRYAEALACFEKALKLRLEVKAPQDQIDSTKQAIERTKELLLSHKL from the coding sequence GTGAAAAAGCCTGAGTTCTATTTGGATTTAAACCTGCGGTTTCGCCCGCAGGATCTAGCGCATTTGAACGAGTACATTCAGTTTCAGCACGACCATTTAAAAACGCTTCAGGATCCTAAAGAAATAGTCCGCGCGATGGGGGAGTTAGGAGTGAACCTGCGTTCTGCGGATCGCTTTGATGAAGCTGAGTTAATGTTAAAAAAAGCACTCGAGATCATTGCCGAAAAAAATTTGGGGGCAGCCTCTGAGCTTCAGCAGAAAATCCGTCTCGCGCACGTTTACCAAGAACAAAAGAATTTTGCTGAGAGTAATGAACTCTTTGAAGAGTGTCTTCAGCTATCACAGCGAGAAGATCTGAAATACTTTTATCCTTTCGCGCTCCAGCATCAGGGAAAGAACCTTTTTGATCAAAAACGCTACGCTGAAGCTCTAGCATGCTTCGAGAAAGCCTTAAAACTCCGTCTTGAGGTCAAGGCCCCGCAGGATCAAATCGATTCGACAAAGCAAGCCATTGAGCGAACCAAGGAGTTGCTCTTGTCGCACAAACTTTGA
- a CDS encoding bacterioferritin yields the protein MSKTNEKIIAKLNQILEMEISGVVRYLHYSFMIMGPNRIPIQKWFHDQAQEGYQHATMVGEKITALGGHPSLNVSKVPETKTHAVLDILKESLVFEEKAIELYYELLSEVKEDIALEEMVRTLIRTETEHIDEVKKMLVTKNN from the coding sequence ATGAGCAAAACTAACGAGAAAATTATCGCAAAGTTGAACCAGATTTTGGAAATGGAAATCTCCGGAGTCGTTCGCTACCTTCACTACTCTTTTATGATCATGGGTCCTAATCGCATTCCTATTCAAAAATGGTTCCATGACCAAGCTCAAGAGGGCTACCAACACGCCACAATGGTTGGCGAGAAGATCACGGCCCTGGGCGGTCACCCGTCCTTGAACGTCTCTAAAGTTCCCGAGACGAAGACTCACGCGGTTCTTGATATTTTGAAAGAGAGCCTGGTGTTTGAAGAAAAAGCCATCGAGCTTTACTACGAGCTTTTGTCTGAAGTGAAAGAAGACATCGCACTGGAAGAAATGGTGCGCACCTTGATCCGCACTGAGACTGAGCATATTGATGAAGTGAAAAAGATGCTCGTCACGAAGAATAACTAG